A stretch of the Arachis stenosperma cultivar V10309 chromosome 6, arast.V10309.gnm1.PFL2, whole genome shotgun sequence genome encodes the following:
- the LOC130934061 gene encoding uncharacterized protein LOC130934061 has translation MFEYESEDLHTLISSDDEGRGEKFPKFNNEYAHGEGRFELGTRFATVERFKEVVKDSFIAEGREVKWIKNDKERVRVGCGDNECPYLVHLSYNKSLQCYQVKTYHPEHTCARDLGSNAADQHWLMKEARERIQGNKKEQYKRSRDYCEEILRSNPVSSARLELMPIPDCPPVFDKLYICLDAYKQGFKDGCRPLLHLDECFLKTYYGGCLLATVAQDANNQFYIVAYEVVRAETKEAWKWFLTNLQGDIRGDANHGWNFISDQQKGLIPMLKEVMPHAKLRNCVMHMWKNFINRYKDLYIRQVVWECARCTIVAEFKECMEKLKTVNKGAWEHLSKFELEAWVKAYFSHGPKVDNLINNMCEVFNAKIVNYRYKPILTMCEEIRCYLMRWMVNHKRVLENHSGRLAPVQEKRMEKLLNLSTKWTAEWVGDNERKRFEISQKGTKVDVDLIRHSCSCNRWQLTGMPCLHAFAAIRKRHDTPHDYVHPWLCMESIRRTYAHCIKPIPSPEFWVGIEFSKLDPPIIKRPIGRPKDTSSSQPGNSPNPTVVESPATTNPTMPPTPTRVTRSTLIISPPGPTATQIRPPAPTIGRPFQPLGKANDTSRP, from the exons ATGTTTGAGTATGAGTCTGAAGACTTACATACTCTCATATCATCTGATGATGAAGGCAGAGGTGAAAAGTTTCCAAAGTTTAATAATGAGTATGCTCATGGTGAGGGCAGGTTTGAGCTAGGAACTAGGTTTGCCACTGTAGAAAGGTTCAAGGAGGTAGTTAAAGATTCTTTCATTGCTGAGGGTCGGGAAGTGAAATGGATAAAAAATGACAAAGAGAGAGTGAGAGTGGGGTGTGGGGATAATGAGTGCCCTTACTTGGTTCACTTATCATACAACAAAAGTCTGCAGTGTTATCAAGTGAAGACCTACCATCCAGAACACACTTGTGCGAGGGATTTGGGCAGCAACGCTGCTGATCAACACTGGCTAA TGAAGGAGGCTAGGGAGAGGATCCAAGgaaataaaaaggaacaatACAAGAGATCCAGGGATTATTGTGAGGAAATACTGAGGAGCAATCCAGTCTCATCAGCCAGGCTTGAGCTCATGCCAATTCCAGATTGTCCCCCTGTTTTTGATAAATTATACATTTGCCTAGATGCCTACAAACAGGGTTTCAAAGATGGATGTCGTCCCCTGTTGCATTTGGATGAGTGCTTTCTGAAAACATATTATGGTGGTTGTCTTCTAGCAACAGTTGCTCAGGATGCAAACAACCAATTTTATATTGTTGCCTATGAAGTGGTCAGGGCTGAGACTAAGGAAGCATGGAAGTGGTTCCTGACCAATCTGCAAGGGGACATAAGAGGCGATGCTAACCATGGCTGGAACTTCATATCAGACCAACAGAAG GGTTTGATTCCTATGTTGAAGGAGGTCATGCCACACGCTAAGCTCCGCAATTGCGTTATGCATATGTGGAAAAACTTCATCAATCGCTACAAGGATCTGTACATTCGACAAGTTGTGTGGGAGTGTGCCAGGTGCACAATTGTTGCTGAATTCAAGGAATGCATGGAGAAGCTGAAGACAGTTAACAAGGGTGCCTGGGAGCACCTCAGCAAATTTGAACTTGAGGCATGGGTGAAGGCTTACTTCTCCCATGGGCCAAAAGTGGATAACCTCATAAACAATATGTGTGAGGTTTTTAATGCAAAAATAGTTAACTACCGCTACAAGCCTATCCTCACCATGTGTGAAGAGATTAGATGCTATCTCATGAGGTGGATGGTAAATCATAAACGGGTCTTGGAGAATCACTCAGGGAGGCTAGCACCAGTTCAGGAAAAGAGGATGGAGAAGCTGTTAAACCTAAGCACCAAGTGGACGGCTGAATGGGTTGGTGACAATGAACGAAAGAGATTTGAGATTTCTCAGAAAGGAACTAAGGTGGATGTGGACCTCATTAGGCACAGTTGCTCATGCAATCGATGGCAACTGACTG GCATGCCCTGCTTACATGCATTTGCTGCCATTAGGAAGAGACATGACACACCTCATGACTATGTTCACCCTTGGCTATGCATGGAGTCTATCAGGAGGACATATGCACACTGTATTAAGCCTATTCCAAGCCCAGAATTTTGGGTTGGAATTGAGTTCTCGAAGCTAGACCCACCTATTATCAAAAGGCCAATTGGACGGCCAAAG GATACATCCAGCAGCCAACCAGGCAACTCTCCAAACCCCACTGTTGTGGAATCACCTGCCACAACCAATCCAACTATGCCACCAACTCCAACAAGGGTGACAAGATCCACACTTATCATTTCACCTCCAGGGCCAACAGCTACTCAAATCAGGCCACCTGCCCCAACTATAGGCCGTCCATTTCAACCTCTAGGGAAAGCCAATGACACATCTCGCCCATAA